Proteins encoded within one genomic window of Leptospira stimsonii:
- a CDS encoding STAS domain-containing protein produces the protein MEIRSRLSGNILKLKLKGKLDASSAEDFYSYLKSKWEEGTRKFLFSCEELEYIESEGISVLARFENFLKNRGASSAYCAFNEECKTLLSFLGFGKTIAFFEDPSRAEEYLSLIKVQDERSSQKESSPISRIKRNTPIQFYSSDKNVSSIPRSGSGGSHSVYIPEIRTVPEFEVAPSENSETEPKEVSVSEVGSREHGISSQSQRREAFLEEEETHSSSKPALGKEQESSAPEKSASSSYSTKVALEEAIQIEKRFPKRIIYCGACSSRIRVSKPGRYQCPACQIQFDVNAMGGVRYLEKLLGT, from the coding sequence TTTTTATTCTTATCTAAAATCGAAATGGGAAGAAGGAACCAGGAAATTTTTATTTTCCTGCGAGGAACTCGAATATATCGAATCCGAAGGGATCAGCGTTCTCGCTCGTTTCGAGAATTTTTTGAAAAACAGAGGCGCTTCTTCCGCCTATTGCGCGTTTAACGAAGAATGCAAAACGTTACTCAGCTTTCTCGGTTTCGGGAAGACGATCGCCTTTTTCGAGGATCCTTCCCGCGCGGAAGAATATCTTTCGTTGATCAAAGTTCAGGACGAAAGAAGTTCCCAAAAGGAATCTTCGCCGATTTCCCGGATCAAACGAAATACTCCGATTCAGTTTTATTCTTCCGATAAAAACGTTTCTTCAATTCCTCGTTCCGGTTCCGGCGGTTCTCATTCGGTTTATATTCCCGAAATTCGGACCGTTCCGGAATTCGAAGTCGCTCCTTCGGAAAACTCGGAAACCGAGCCGAAGGAAGTTTCGGTTTCCGAAGTGGGTTCTCGCGAGCACGGAATTTCGAGCCAGTCCCAAAGAAGAGAAGCGTTTTTGGAAGAAGAGGAAACCCATTCTTCTTCAAAGCCGGCACTTGGCAAGGAGCAAGAATCGAGCGCTCCCGAGAAATCCGCGTCTTCCTCTTATTCTACCAAAGTAGCGCTGGAAGAGGCGATTCAAATCGAAAAACGTTTTCCTAAAAGAATCATCTATTGTGGTGCTTGTAGTAGTCGTATTCGAGTTTCCAAACCGGGAAGATACCAATGTCCGGCGTGTCAGATTCAGTTTGACGTCAATGCTATGGGCGGAGTTCGATACCTAGAAAAACTTCTAGGAACATAA
- the murJ gene encoding murein biosynthesis integral membrane protein MurJ, producing MSNAASRSIALSFYTFLSRILGLVRDHFMAVSFGTGMVASAFSVAYRLPNMFRNLLAEGTLSQSFMPLYAESGKISEEEAKVMSGAVLSFLFFVLSLLVGVMFLFSPLFLPILVGGTKEYSNLVIELTYILFFLIVTASLSAIFMAISNSKNRFFVPSLSPIILNLSYLFVFIGLFPFISDLHDRVIVLCSAIVTGGLIQFLVQAWFVWKKGDLPKINWNWKHPAIKKIFRLMMPAALGGGFYQLSLLVDIFLANWVQNHNPGLGAVVSLDYAQRLVQLPTGIIGVALATTILPALLQSLKNERWSELGTELSAALEFAIFLTVPAAIGMSLLSGPILDSIYYGGKWDHLATHTAVLPLVFYSIAIPFFSINKILISSYYAFQDTKTPLKIQSASFTINIILNLSLVWFLKHSAIALASAISASITFLLLGFLLKKHRVEFPWFSLLKKVSKMILPFFILGTYLIFHNLFLYSPILNYLEERGISYAQASRINLCIVILPAMILFFVSSLVFRVEGIYLLVTRFRKKNRVA from the coding sequence TTGTCCAACGCCGCCTCTCGAAGTATCGCCCTTTCGTTTTATACGTTTTTATCCAGAATTCTCGGTCTTGTGAGAGATCATTTTATGGCCGTTTCCTTCGGAACCGGCATGGTCGCCTCTGCATTTTCGGTCGCCTATCGTCTTCCCAATATGTTTCGGAATCTTTTGGCGGAAGGAACACTTTCCCAATCCTTTATGCCTCTCTACGCGGAGTCCGGTAAAATCAGCGAAGAAGAAGCCAAGGTGATGAGCGGGGCCGTTCTTTCCTTTTTGTTTTTCGTTCTTTCGCTTCTCGTCGGAGTGATGTTTTTGTTTTCCCCGTTGTTTCTTCCGATTCTCGTGGGAGGAACGAAAGAATATTCTAATTTAGTAATAGAGCTTACCTACATCCTCTTTTTTCTGATCGTCACCGCGAGTCTTTCCGCGATTTTTATGGCGATCTCGAATTCTAAAAATCGTTTTTTTGTTCCTTCTCTTTCCCCGATCATCTTAAATCTAAGTTATCTTTTTGTCTTTATCGGTTTGTTTCCGTTTATCTCAGATCTTCACGACAGAGTGATCGTTCTTTGTTCCGCGATCGTTACGGGAGGTTTGATACAATTTCTCGTGCAGGCCTGGTTTGTTTGGAAAAAGGGAGATCTGCCTAAGATCAACTGGAATTGGAAACATCCCGCGATCAAAAAGATCTTTCGTTTGATGATGCCCGCCGCGTTGGGAGGAGGGTTTTATCAACTGAGTCTTCTTGTGGATATTTTTCTCGCAAATTGGGTTCAGAATCACAATCCGGGTTTGGGTGCAGTTGTCAGTTTGGATTATGCGCAGAGACTCGTTCAACTTCCAACCGGAATCATCGGAGTCGCGTTAGCTACGACGATTCTTCCCGCTCTTCTTCAATCCTTAAAGAACGAACGTTGGTCCGAGTTAGGAACGGAATTGTCTGCGGCTCTTGAGTTCGCAATCTTTCTAACGGTTCCCGCGGCGATCGGGATGTCCCTTTTATCTGGTCCGATTTTGGATTCCATTTACTACGGCGGAAAATGGGATCACCTTGCGACGCACACCGCAGTTTTACCTTTGGTTTTCTATTCGATCGCGATTCCTTTTTTTAGCATCAATAAGATTTTGATCTCTTCGTACTACGCGTTTCAAGATACAAAAACCCCTCTGAAGATTCAGTCGGCATCGTTTACGATCAATATCATCTTGAATCTTTCCTTGGTTTGGTTTTTAAAGCATTCGGCCATTGCCCTGGCTTCTGCGATCTCAGCTTCAATTACGTTTCTCTTACTCGGATTCCTCTTGAAAAAACACAGAGTCGAATTCCCTTGGTTTTCGTTGTTGAAAAAAGTTTCCAAGATGATTCTTCCTTTTTTTATTTTGGGAACGTATTTGATCTTTCACAATTTATTCTTATATTCTCCCATTCTAAACTATTTAGAAGAACGCGGAATCAGTTACGCGCAAGCGTCTCGAATCAATCTTTGTATCGTTATTTTACCCGCGATGATACTTTTTTTTGTTTCCAGTCTCGTTTTCCGTGTGGAAGGTATATATCTTTTAGTGACTAGGTTCCGTAAAAAAAATCGGGTCGCCTAA
- a CDS encoding DUF167 domain-containing protein, whose product MKFTVQVKPNSKKVFLRKEEDGSITIAVREPALEGKANQAVIEALSKEWKIPKKNIRILSGEKGKRKTVEIDL is encoded by the coding sequence ATGAAGTTTACGGTTCAAGTAAAACCGAACTCAAAAAAAGTCTTTCTCAGGAAAGAGGAGGACGGTTCCATTACGATTGCGGTCAGAGAGCCCGCTTTGGAAGGGAAGGCGAATCAAGCCGTGATCGAAGCCCTTTCCAAAGAATGGAAGATTCCGAAAAAAAATATTCGGATCCTTTCCGGAGAAAAAGGGAAACGAAAAACGGTTGAAATTGATCTTTAA
- a CDS encoding LA_1737 family protein yields MRNYLFLFFLIICPSLLWSQMEDPFDELVREKKEIFGSEKEEKYLVRTGFVDIEDWPEHFSWHAFWIVRKTDYPKFKQFRIFPIYNSLEAKSGRATKSYLFPIYSYRSLNSEGTEDNTFFSPLFYRRTVQPSGGGTGYRESTNFYWLGYNSSSSGPGFEKSFSMVPGFFPLFTRENELINGVRSTSTMFLPLLLFNKESSEESKTTLAVFQWGHDLEKKFFRIFPLLYYSSEKIREDYSFTFFPFYHQSRSNRESKTFSIYSPIWFQDEEKTSDSYSEFSFSPIGWYKSKTVSLQSETSKFLFLPLAMYLQENGENSKIRNFLLFQWGKEKDWSYFRVLPLLYWSGSKEQQDSFFTFFPLVFYKQNSYFNLFPVFFSWKETKDESGYAGPFYYHSESSNQKTNYVLNTYVKWEKERGYTEIISAPFFFYKKESYLTLFPLYHHNYDGGEFTQFFLPLLYHKDAEDYSENFAVNTYWKRDKDGLAALTVFPFWFHKRNEFAHLFPVFFSWENSRDDSSFAGPFYYRNKTSNSSSTYIINTYAEYQKDELTAFTFFPFWYFKKNEYKHLFPIYFSWMEGERAINRAGPFFYQYRSEEVYHDYYLNTYFKRERGKGISEWISAPIFFYKKDSYLTVFPLYHHNYDGDDFSQFTLLPLPMYRHTRKQESETLLLNAYWSKDAKGEYASSFFFPFYFHKKNSYLAMPLLLFLYTRSESETRTIAPFYYHFYSQAEDELFFLGYHEYGSNDSSFQRFYPFYFSSEVKSGESFLGLAGLYYQWKNSAGETTTRTILPLHYFQKNEYNLWLPFYYRFGGDDRDFVSFSPVHFRLRSTNVDRDWALLYYSSENREEKTSSSFVVPLYWQWKNADSRGDIFLPAFLKYYEKNKNLELYFGGISISQTGGKFDASLKSGASGKEFYVDLDYAFVYNLFSVSVRKELSNPLTFFDEEKVETPVPIAPQAKYRKKTDGKKDVRIAVVGEEKGQSPSPDGSNFGSYKKLARENSRNYFGWEALFGIASYQSGDEKKHFRILPLGWFTWGKNNEDKIFAFPLPLPTFWGTIGDESYRVVFPLYAEQKKGNDFVRSLGIFLFVMEREKDRNEYSVLWPLIRYSKSKEEVAYRFFPFFAHRESASSLETKSIFFYRAKEKNGTYEHSSFHGILFPFYQASEDYSHSGSNSNGSGYNLFFPFYFRDYEDRVSGGAPVLKERNLYTPLFLYSSVEDSTFKRKSSFLLSPFYYSSSEEGITFDKRNVSELNMVLPFPFLFWGKKNEEEYRFILGHYRSSSPEASSWNFLLLTGASRSKQSEKEEVSTFYAFPFYFGKTIREGEEWKFQSDTIPFFYSAKRTPDSYDATFALIFSYKKNSVTQDEQLFLPPILYFAKERNSFGQIDSTVYSPFYYHRSLKQGSSKLDTFSDNNFYTIFPVPLFYTYESLTGGANPIETNGWVWLFLANMDQKTIPLSKKESFEFRVLFGLLGGYSSESSPNLKSRAWNVSFFFFRSMTEENGIQIYSSSEIPVLYSNVETSTFSETNILLLVGKKTDQKTGLKRTMALPFWYQKEEVVRKGYVDYTTFTPIFFQTKSVQDGTEANFYTSRFYPILPIPLLYTFEERIREDKVKKDTWGFDWLLLANYKNTQYLHNGSESTSFKAALALFGYEKNGMDGEHETSSYLFPLFFYKSSDHKEYDSYRWIVPIVSYRSFNDSQGKIRSHTNLFGIFLNYKRDDEMGKRSLFLFPSLYYSSERSGAENTYAFFPLFYYSSNDKNEYSLFLTFFYSGQDAISRRSNFLYLVDYEVHFQRQRKELSLFLGAFHSEFEKDRTRWSVLGGVLAGYESTPQLTDWNFLWIHYLNSPQERIQNFLPVYRYSETAESYSLLLPPILSYHSKDKEGSLTLGGLFGLIYYNNRSEVFKEESTKILGGIFYFSESKAERGFRNQGILGFPAIGGLLWNHEYEAQTGYEKTSFFKFIYSRTTTVKGTTINRVFGVDWSRLF; encoded by the coding sequence ATGCGAAATTATTTATTTCTATTCTTCCTCATTATTTGCCCAAGCCTTCTTTGGTCTCAAATGGAAGATCCTTTCGACGAACTCGTTCGCGAGAAAAAAGAAATTTTCGGGAGTGAGAAGGAAGAAAAATATTTAGTCAGGACCGGCTTCGTGGATATAGAGGACTGGCCCGAACATTTTTCCTGGCACGCTTTCTGGATCGTTCGAAAAACAGATTATCCAAAATTTAAGCAATTTCGAATATTCCCAATTTATAATTCTCTTGAAGCGAAGTCCGGCAGGGCCACGAAAAGTTATCTTTTCCCGATTTATAGCTATCGAAGTCTGAATTCGGAAGGAACCGAAGATAATACTTTTTTTTCCCCTTTATTTTATCGAAGAACGGTGCAACCATCGGGCGGTGGAACTGGTTATCGGGAATCGACAAACTTCTATTGGTTGGGTTACAACTCGAGTTCTTCGGGGCCCGGTTTTGAGAAAAGTTTTTCCATGGTGCCGGGCTTTTTCCCCTTGTTCACGAGAGAAAACGAGCTGATCAACGGAGTTCGATCTACTTCTACGATGTTTCTTCCCTTGCTCCTTTTTAACAAAGAATCCTCGGAAGAATCGAAGACCACTCTCGCTGTTTTTCAATGGGGTCATGATTTGGAAAAAAAGTTCTTTCGAATTTTTCCTTTGCTTTATTATTCTTCTGAAAAAATCAGAGAAGATTATTCGTTCACATTTTTTCCATTCTATCATCAATCTCGATCGAACAGAGAATCTAAGACGTTTTCGATTTATTCTCCGATCTGGTTTCAAGACGAAGAGAAGACGAGCGATTCTTATTCCGAATTTTCTTTTAGTCCGATCGGTTGGTATAAGTCGAAAACGGTTTCCTTACAATCGGAAACTTCAAAATTCTTATTTCTTCCTTTGGCTATGTATTTACAGGAAAATGGAGAGAATTCTAAGATTCGAAATTTCCTTTTGTTTCAGTGGGGGAAAGAGAAGGACTGGAGTTACTTTCGAGTTTTGCCTTTGTTGTATTGGTCGGGATCAAAAGAACAACAGGATTCTTTTTTTACTTTTTTTCCTCTCGTCTTTTACAAACAAAATTCCTACTTCAATCTATTTCCGGTCTTTTTTTCTTGGAAGGAAACAAAGGATGAATCCGGATACGCGGGGCCGTTCTATTATCATTCGGAGTCTTCCAATCAGAAAACGAACTACGTGTTGAACACGTATGTAAAATGGGAAAAAGAAAGAGGTTATACCGAAATCATCAGCGCCCCGTTTTTTTTCTATAAAAAAGAATCCTATCTTACGTTGTTTCCTTTGTATCACCACAATTACGACGGAGGAGAGTTTACTCAGTTTTTTCTCCCGCTCCTTTATCATAAGGATGCAGAAGATTATTCTGAGAATTTCGCGGTCAATACGTATTGGAAGAGGGACAAGGACGGTTTGGCGGCGCTTACGGTTTTTCCGTTTTGGTTTCACAAAAGAAACGAGTTCGCTCATTTGTTTCCCGTGTTTTTTTCTTGGGAGAATTCCAGGGATGATTCGTCCTTCGCAGGACCATTTTATTATAGGAATAAAACTTCGAATTCTTCCTCGACTTATATAATCAACACGTATGCGGAGTATCAGAAAGACGAACTGACGGCGTTTACGTTTTTCCCGTTTTGGTATTTTAAAAAAAATGAATACAAACATTTATTTCCGATTTATTTTTCCTGGATGGAAGGAGAAAGAGCTATCAATCGAGCCGGACCTTTCTTTTATCAGTATCGATCCGAAGAAGTCTATCACGACTACTATTTGAATACGTATTTCAAGAGGGAGCGTGGGAAAGGGATTTCGGAATGGATCTCCGCTCCTATCTTCTTCTATAAAAAAGATTCGTATCTTACGGTCTTTCCCCTTTACCATCACAACTATGACGGAGACGATTTTAGCCAGTTTACGCTCTTGCCGCTTCCGATGTATCGACATACTCGCAAGCAAGAATCGGAAACGTTGCTTTTGAACGCGTATTGGAGCAAGGACGCGAAGGGAGAATACGCATCCTCTTTTTTCTTTCCGTTTTATTTTCACAAAAAGAATTCTTATCTTGCGATGCCGTTGTTGCTCTTTTTGTACACAAGGTCGGAATCCGAGACACGAACGATCGCACCTTTTTATTATCATTTCTATTCTCAAGCCGAAGACGAACTGTTTTTCCTCGGTTACCATGAATACGGATCGAACGATTCTTCCTTTCAGAGATTCTATCCGTTTTATTTTTCTTCCGAAGTGAAAAGCGGAGAATCTTTCTTAGGTTTGGCGGGCTTGTACTATCAGTGGAAGAATTCTGCGGGCGAAACGACAACGAGGACAATTTTACCTCTACACTACTTTCAGAAAAACGAATATAACCTCTGGTTGCCTTTTTACTATCGTTTCGGAGGAGACGATCGCGATTTTGTTTCCTTTAGCCCTGTTCATTTTCGACTTCGTTCCACAAACGTGGATCGTGACTGGGCCTTACTTTATTACTCTTCGGAGAATCGGGAGGAAAAGACGAGTTCCAGCTTCGTGGTTCCACTTTATTGGCAATGGAAGAATGCCGATTCTCGAGGAGATATTTTTCTTCCCGCCTTTCTGAAATACTACGAGAAGAATAAGAATTTAGAGCTCTACTTTGGAGGAATTTCGATTTCGCAAACGGGAGGAAAGTTCGACGCGTCTTTGAAGTCGGGCGCGTCCGGAAAAGAGTTTTATGTGGATTTGGATTACGCATTTGTTTATAATCTTTTTAGCGTTTCCGTACGGAAGGAACTCTCCAATCCGCTCACTTTTTTTGACGAAGAGAAAGTGGAGACTCCGGTTCCGATTGCTCCACAAGCGAAGTATCGGAAAAAAACCGATGGAAAAAAAGACGTTCGAATCGCGGTCGTGGGAGAAGAGAAGGGACAGAGTCCTTCCCCGGACGGATCGAACTTCGGTTCTTACAAAAAATTGGCTCGGGAGAATTCAAGAAATTATTTCGGATGGGAAGCGTTATTCGGAATTGCAAGTTATCAGTCCGGAGACGAAAAAAAGCATTTTCGAATTCTGCCACTCGGTTGGTTTACGTGGGGAAAAAATAACGAGGACAAGATTTTTGCGTTTCCGCTTCCTCTGCCGACTTTTTGGGGAACGATCGGAGACGAATCCTACCGTGTCGTGTTTCCACTCTACGCCGAACAAAAAAAAGGAAACGACTTTGTCCGTTCTCTCGGAATTTTTCTTTTTGTGATGGAACGGGAAAAGGATCGAAATGAATATTCAGTCCTTTGGCCACTCATCCGCTATTCGAAATCGAAAGAAGAAGTCGCTTATCGTTTTTTTCCATTTTTCGCACATAGGGAATCCGCGTCTTCCTTGGAAACCAAGAGTATCTTCTTTTATCGAGCGAAAGAGAAGAATGGAACGTACGAACATTCTTCTTTCCATGGAATCTTATTTCCGTTCTATCAAGCGTCCGAAGATTATAGCCATTCGGGTTCCAATAGCAACGGCTCCGGTTATAATTTGTTCTTTCCGTTTTATTTCAGAGACTATGAGGATCGTGTAAGCGGCGGAGCGCCCGTTTTAAAGGAACGAAATCTTTATACGCCTCTGTTCTTGTATTCTTCCGTCGAGGACTCCACTTTCAAAAGAAAGAGTTCTTTTTTGTTGAGTCCGTTCTATTATAGTTCCTCCGAAGAAGGGATCACATTCGATAAACGGAATGTTTCCGAATTGAATATGGTTCTTCCGTTCCCATTTCTTTTTTGGGGCAAGAAAAACGAGGAAGAATATCGATTTATTTTGGGACATTATCGTTCTTCTTCTCCGGAAGCTTCTTCTTGGAATTTCCTTTTATTGACCGGCGCTTCGAGATCGAAACAAAGCGAAAAGGAAGAGGTCTCCACTTTTTACGCGTTCCCTTTCTATTTCGGTAAGACAATTCGGGAGGGGGAGGAATGGAAGTTTCAGTCCGATACGATTCCGTTTTTTTATTCTGCGAAACGAACTCCGGATTCATACGACGCAACATTCGCTTTGATTTTCAGTTATAAAAAGAATTCGGTCACCCAGGACGAACAACTTTTTCTCCCGCCGATTCTTTATTTCGCAAAGGAGAGAAATTCGTTCGGGCAGATCGATTCTACCGTCTATTCTCCGTTCTATTACCATCGAAGTCTGAAACAAGGTTCTTCGAAGCTCGATACTTTTTCGGATAACAACTTTTATACGATTTTTCCGGTTCCTCTTTTCTACACGTATGAAAGCCTTACGGGTGGCGCAAATCCTATCGAGACAAACGGTTGGGTTTGGTTGTTCTTGGCGAACATGGATCAGAAAACTATTCCGCTCTCAAAGAAGGAAAGTTTTGAGTTTAGAGTTCTTTTCGGACTTTTAGGAGGTTATTCTTCAGAGTCTTCACCTAACTTAAAAAGTCGAGCCTGGAATGTTTCGTTTTTCTTTTTTAGAAGTATGACGGAGGAGAATGGAATTCAGATTTATTCTTCCAGTGAGATTCCGGTTCTATATTCGAACGTGGAGACTTCGACGTTCTCTGAAACGAATATTTTACTTTTAGTGGGAAAGAAGACGGATCAGAAAACGGGACTCAAACGGACGATGGCCTTGCCGTTCTGGTATCAAAAGGAAGAAGTTGTTCGAAAAGGATATGTCGACTACACCACCTTCACACCGATTTTTTTTCAGACGAAATCGGTTCAAGATGGTACGGAAGCCAATTTTTATACGAGCCGCTTTTATCCGATTCTTCCAATTCCTTTGCTCTACACTTTTGAGGAAAGGATTCGTGAAGACAAAGTAAAAAAGGATACCTGGGGATTCGATTGGTTATTGTTAGCGAACTATAAGAATACGCAGTATCTACATAACGGTTCGGAATCGACCTCGTTTAAGGCGGCTCTCGCACTTTTCGGATACGAGAAAAACGGAATGGACGGTGAGCATGAAACGAGTTCCTATTTATTTCCTCTTTTCTTTTATAAGAGTTCGGATCACAAGGAATACGACTCTTACCGGTGGATCGTTCCGATCGTTAGTTATCGTAGTTTTAACGATAGCCAAGGAAAGATCCGTTCTCATACGAATCTTTTCGGAATATTTCTAAATTACAAACGGGACGACGAGATGGGAAAGAGGAGTTTATTTCTTTTCCCGTCACTTTATTATTCGAGCGAAAGAAGCGGAGCGGAAAATACATACGCATTTTTTCCGTTATTCTACTATTCATCGAATGATAAAAATGAATATTCTCTCTTTCTAACATTCTTTTATTCCGGACAGGATGCGATTTCGAGACGGAGTAATTTTCTCTATTTGGTGGATTATGAAGTCCACTTTCAAAGACAAAGAAAGGAGTTATCCTTATTTTTGGGTGCGTTTCATTCCGAATTTGAAAAGGATCGAACTCGCTGGTCCGTGTTAGGCGGAGTTTTAGCCGGCTACGAATCAACGCCCCAGCTTACGGATTGGAATTTTCTTTGGATTCATTATCTCAATTCCCCGCAGGAAAGAATTCAGAATTTTCTTCCGGTCTATCGATACAGCGAAACGGCGGAAAGTTATTCTCTATTGCTTCCACCGATTCTTTCTTATCATTCAAAGGATAAGGAAGGCTCTTTGACGTTAGGCGGTCTTTTCGGGTTGATCTACTACAACAATCGGTCCGAAGTTTTTAAAGAGGAGTCCACAAAAATTTTGGGCGGCATTTTTTATTTTTCGGAGTCAAAGGCGGAGAGGGGATTTCGAAATCAAGGAATTCTCGGATTTCCGGCGATCGGCGGTTTGCTTTGGAATCACGAATACGAAGCGCAGACCGGTTACGAAAAAACGTCCTTCTTTAAGTTTATTTACAGTAGAACGACGACTGTGAAAGGAACAACAATCAATAGAGTATTTGGAGTTGACTGGTCAAGACTCTTTTGA
- the amt gene encoding ammonium transporter: protein MPKTNFDILWIILSSGLVFFMQAGFLCLESGLTRTKNSINVAIKNITDFGIATLIFYSVGFGLMFGTSVFGFIGSDSFFPEFSTAHPEIAVFFLFQLMFCGTAATIVSGAVAERMKFGAYIVVTVVISAIIYPIFGHWVWGKDLSNWETATGWLGRMGFVDFAGSTVVHSVGGWVGLAAMLLLGNRSGRYAEDGSVRYITGHNLPLAMLGTLILWLGWIGFNGGSTLAFTSAVPKIIVNTMFAAASGMAASLIYGWIRLQYAEATLPLNGALAGLVAITASCHAVNSIDSVCIGFVAGIIMYETRSLLDRFRIDDAVGAIPVHLAAGIWGTFAVGLFGNLEILGTGLTRWEQIQTQGIGILTCCVLAFGLSYLILGAANHFFKFRVSELNEQKGLNYTEHRATTELIDLFLEMEYQKRTGDLSKDLSIEPFTEVGQIAERYNSVLGRIRMNIKEKEILTKQLEENLNLIQNDLSTAKKIQSGILSQKDRTIGELEIIIRYLPLSEVGGDFFDIMELRPGLTRFFLADATGHGVQAALITMAIKAIYESLKRGIYSVTEILYHLNNEFLHTFKNLNQFFTCIVLDIDTNSGNIRYASAGHIPQYLIFEDKILKLEKTGRIVGAISKTEYTSNEIKIKPNSKLVLFTDGLVEQWNNEKEEFGEDRVEKIVQSLNSKTLREGIDSLLNEQEKFLSGVAKQDDISIIGINWKQKEN from the coding sequence ATGCCCAAGACAAATTTCGACATACTTTGGATCATACTTTCCTCCGGACTTGTTTTTTTTATGCAAGCGGGTTTCCTTTGTCTTGAATCGGGGCTTACAAGGACGAAAAATTCGATCAACGTCGCGATCAAAAATATAACCGACTTCGGAATCGCCACTCTCATATTCTACTCGGTCGGTTTCGGTCTTATGTTTGGAACGAGCGTCTTCGGTTTTATCGGATCCGATTCTTTCTTTCCGGAATTTTCAACGGCTCATCCGGAGATCGCGGTTTTCTTCTTATTCCAACTTATGTTTTGCGGAACCGCGGCGACGATCGTATCCGGGGCGGTTGCGGAACGAATGAAGTTCGGAGCTTATATCGTTGTTACCGTCGTGATCTCCGCGATCATTTATCCGATCTTCGGACATTGGGTTTGGGGGAAGGATTTATCGAATTGGGAAACGGCTACGGGCTGGCTTGGAAGAATGGGCTTTGTCGATTTTGCGGGATCCACAGTCGTTCACAGCGTGGGAGGATGGGTCGGACTCGCGGCGATGTTACTTTTAGGAAATCGTTCGGGAAGATACGCCGAGGACGGATCGGTGCGTTATATTACAGGACACAATCTCCCACTCGCAATGCTCGGAACCTTGATCCTTTGGCTCGGTTGGATCGGATTCAACGGAGGAAGCACGTTAGCGTTCACCTCGGCAGTTCCTAAAATTATCGTCAACACGATGTTTGCCGCGGCTAGCGGTATGGCCGCATCGCTTATTTACGGTTGGATCCGACTCCAGTATGCGGAAGCCACTCTACCCTTGAACGGCGCGTTAGCCGGTCTTGTCGCGATCACGGCGTCTTGTCATGCTGTGAACTCAATCGATTCCGTTTGTATCGGTTTTGTCGCAGGAATCATCATGTATGAAACGAGAAGCCTCCTGGATCGGTTTCGAATCGACGACGCTGTGGGCGCCATTCCGGTGCATCTTGCGGCGGGAATTTGGGGAACATTCGCGGTCGGTCTTTTCGGTAATTTGGAAATACTCGGAACAGGTCTTACGCGCTGGGAACAAATTCAAACGCAAGGAATCGGGATTCTCACTTGTTGCGTTCTTGCTTTCGGCCTGAGTTATCTTATTTTAGGTGCGGCCAATCATTTTTTTAAATTTCGAGTTTCCGAATTAAACGAGCAAAAAGGTTTAAACTATACGGAGCACCGTGCCACAACCGAACTCATCGATCTTTTTTTGGAGATGGAATACCAAAAGAGAACGGGGGATTTGAGCAAGGATCTTTCGATCGAACCGTTCACCGAAGTCGGTCAGATCGCGGAGCGATACAATTCGGTCCTGGGAAGAATTCGGATGAACATCAAAGAGAAGGAAATTCTCACAAAACAATTGGAAGAAAACCTCAATCTAATTCAGAATGATCTTTCCACCGCTAAAAAAATCCAATCAGGAATCCTTTCTCAAAAGGACAGGACGATCGGAGAATTGGAAATCATCATACGTTATCTGCCACTCAGCGAGGTCGGGGGAGACTTTTTCGATATTATGGAATTGCGACCCGGGTTGACTCGATTCTTTCTTGCGGATGCGACGGGCCACGGTGTGCAAGCGGCACTCATCACGATGGCGATCAAAGCGATCTATGAGTCTTTGAAACGCGGAATCTACAGCGTAACTGAAATTTTATACCATCTTAACAACGAGTTCTTACATACATTCAAGAACTTGAATCAATTTTTCACTTGTATCGTTCTGGACATCGATACGAATTCAGGAAACATACGATACGCCTCAGCTGGTCACATTCCCCAGTATCTGATCTTCGAAGACAAAATCCTAAAACTGGAAAAAACGGGGAGAATCGTAGGAGCGATTTCTAAAACGGAATACACTTCGAATGAGATCAAAATCAAACCCAATTCGAAGCTGGTCCTGTTTACAGATGGACTCGTTGAACAATGGAACAACGAAAAAGAAGAATTCGGAGAGGATAGAGTGGAAAAAATAGTTCAATCCTTGAATTCAAAAACGCTTCGGGAAGGAATCGACTCTTTGTTAAACGAACAGGAAAAATTCTTATCCGGAGTCGCCAAACAAGACGACATTTCGATCATCGGAATCAACTGGAAACAAAAGGAAAATTAG